From one Lycium ferocissimum isolate CSIRO_LF1 chromosome 7, AGI_CSIRO_Lferr_CH_V1, whole genome shotgun sequence genomic stretch:
- the LOC132064197 gene encoding very-long-chain aldehyde decarbonylase CER1-like isoform X4 codes for MVHNQIWISVSRYVTAKGTNRIVDRSIEFDQVDRESNWDDQIILLGLLHYIGYLMLEQAHHMPMWRTDGIIITILIHIGPVEFFYYWLHRALHHHFLYSRYHSHHHSSIATEPITSVIHPFAEILAYFALFALPVFTTLFTGTACIASFGAYTTYIDFMNNMGHCNFELIPRWMFSVFPPLKYLMYTPSYHSLHHTQFRTNYSLFLPMYDYIYDTVDKSSDALYEKSLEREAEVPDVVHLTHLTTLESIYHLRLGLASLTSKPHTSKWYFWLMWPVTLWSIMITWIYCHAFVVQRNLFKNLKLQTWVIPKFRVHYFMQWQRETINNLIEEAIIEADQKGIQVLSLGLLNQEEQLNSNGELYIRKHPHLKVKVVDGSSLAVAVVINSIPKGTSQVVLRGRLSKVANSIARALCQRGIQVVTLDEEEYKRLKATLTPEAGTNLVLSKSCNVSKTWLVGDGLSEDEQLKAPKGTLFIPYSQFPPRKARKDCFYFSTPAMVAPKHLENVDSCENWLPRRMMSAWRIAGILPALEGWNENECGNMMSDIEEVWKASHDHGFCPLIMPSATESKA; via the exons GGATGATCAGATCATACTTCTTGGTTTGCTACACTATATCGGATACCTGATGCTGGAACAAGCTCATCACATGCCTATGTGGAGGACTGATGGAATCATAATAACCATCTTGATTCATATTGGTCCTGTGGAGTTCTTCTATTATTGGCTTCACAGAGCTCTGCACCACCATTTTCTCTACTCTCGTTACCATTCCCATCACCACTCCTCCATTGCTACTGAGCCCATCACTT CCGTTATTCATCCATTTGCTGAGATCCTAGCATATTTCGCGCTCTTTGCCCTACCAGTTTTCACAACTCTGTTCACTGGGACTGCCTGTATAGCTTCATTTGGTGCTTACACTACATATATTGATTTCATGAACAACATGGGccattgcaactttgagctcATTCCTAGGTGGATGTTCTCTGTGTTCCCCCCTCTCAAGTACTTGATGTATACACCCTC gTACCACTCACTACATCACACTCAATTCAGGACaaattattcacttttcttGCCAATGTATGACTATATCTATGATACAGTGGACAAGTCATCAGACGCGTTGTATGAAAAGTCACTTGAGAGAGAAGCTGAAGTGCCTGATGTGGTGCACCTTACACATCTAACAACCCTGGAATCCATCTACCATCTTCGACTAGGGCTTGCATCACTGACCTCGAAGCCTCACACCTCTAAGTGGTACTTCTGGTTAATGTGGCCCGTCACACTATGGTCAATAATGATTACATGGATATATTGTCACGCATTTGTTGTCCAGAGAAATTTGTTCAAGAATCTCAAATTACAAACTTGGGTTATTCCAAAATTTCGCGTACAT TACTTTATGCAATGGCAAAGAGAGACTATTAACAATTTGATTGAGGAAGCCATCATCGAAGCAGATCAAAAAGGCATACAAGTATTGAGccttggactcttaaatcag GAAGAGCAGCTGAACAGTAATGGTGAACTTTACATAAGAAAGCATCCTCACCTAAAAGTGAAGGTGGTAGATGGAAGTAGCTTAGCTGTTGCTGTGGTCATAAACTCCATTCCTAAAGGAACTTCCCAAGTTGTCCTTCGAGGCCGTTTGTCCAAAGTTGCTAACTCCATTGCCCGTGCCTTGTGCCAACGAGGAATTCAG gtCGTCACGTTAGACGAAGAAGAGTACAAGAGACTTAAAGCAACGCTTACTCCTGAGGCTGGAACTAATTTGGTCCTCTCGAAATCTTGTAATGTTTCAAAG ACATGGCTAGTAGGGGACGGATTGAGTGAAGATGAGCAATTGAAAGCACCAAAAGGAACATTATTCATTCCTTATTCACAATTCCCACCAAGGAAAGCTCGCAAGGACTGTTTCTACTTCAGCACACCAGCCATGGTTGCTCCAAAGCATCTTGAAAATGTAGATTCTTGTGAG AACTGGCTACCAAGAAGGATGATGAGTGCATGGAGAATAGCCGGGATTTTGCCTGCATTGGAAGGTTGGAATGAGAATGAGTGTGGTAACATGATGTCCGATATTGAGGAAGTGTGGAAAGCCAGTCATGATCATGGTTTTTGCCCATTAATCATGCCTTCTGCTACTGAATCAAAGGCTTAA